In Corynebacterium nuruki S6-4, the following proteins share a genomic window:
- a CDS encoding patatin-like phospholipase family protein, whose translation MMPVHDTALLLEGGGMRAAYTAGIVDVLMSHGVEFGWAGGISAGASHLISYLTGERDRIRRNFVDFVLEPEFGGWTWLLRGKGYFNAEYIYGRAPGLDLPRPYEISRALTSPTQFRIGATNAETGEGVYWGRDDIASGEDLMVRVRASSTIPLAMPVPRIGGVPYVDGAFGASGGIPLDAAEADGFDRFFAVLSHPRDYVKPPTSKHRLTRTVLRKYPAVAEAMITRPERYNATMERLYDLERQGRAFLVFPEDVDQLVSSTERDIRVLRRSLSYGTAQALRQWPMWEQFLRESAGAAGDSAGAGAAVTGA comes from the coding sequence ATGATGCCGGTCCATGACACGGCGCTGCTGCTGGAGGGCGGCGGTATGCGGGCGGCCTACACTGCCGGCATCGTCGACGTCCTCATGTCCCACGGTGTGGAGTTCGGCTGGGCCGGCGGGATCTCCGCCGGTGCCTCGCACCTCATCAGCTACCTGACCGGGGAGCGCGACCGGATCCGCCGCAACTTCGTCGACTTCGTGCTGGAGCCGGAGTTCGGCGGCTGGACCTGGCTGCTGCGCGGCAAGGGCTACTTCAACGCCGAGTACATCTACGGCCGCGCCCCGGGTCTGGACCTGCCGCGGCCCTACGAGATCTCGCGGGCGCTGACCTCACCCACCCAGTTCCGGATCGGCGCGACGAACGCGGAGACCGGCGAGGGCGTCTACTGGGGTCGGGACGACATCGCCTCCGGCGAGGACCTGATGGTCCGGGTGCGGGCCTCCTCGACGATCCCGCTGGCGATGCCGGTGCCCCGTATCGGGGGCGTGCCGTACGTCGACGGTGCCTTCGGCGCCTCCGGCGGGATCCCGCTGGACGCCGCGGAAGCCGACGGCTTCGACCGGTTCTTCGCCGTGCTCAGCCACCCGCGCGACTACGTGAAGCCGCCGACCTCGAAGCACCGCCTCACCCGGACCGTCCTGCGGAAGTATCCGGCGGTGGCGGAGGCGATGATCACCCGGCCGGAGCGGTACAACGCGACGATGGAGCGGCTCTACGACCTGGAGCGGCAGGGGAGGGCCTTCCTGGTCTTCCCCGAGGATGTCGACCAGCTGGTCAGCTCCACCGAGCGGGACATCCGGGTGCTGCGCCGTTCCCTGTCCTACGGCACCGCCCAGGCACTGCGGCAGTGGCCGATGTGGGAGCAGTTCCTGCGGGAGAGTGCAGGGGCCGCCGGGGACAGCGCCGGCGCCGGCGCGGCGGTCACCGGGGCGTGA
- the pyk gene encoding pyruvate kinase yields MSRRTKIVCTLGPAVASAESIRQLVDAGMNVARLNFSHGEHADHQQNYEWVRQAAAETGAAVGVLADLQGPKIRLGKFAEGKTYWADGEEIRITVEDVEGTHDRVSTTYRQLARDARPGDRLLVDDGKVGLVCKAVDGDDVVCEVVEGGPVSDHKGVSLPGMDISVPALSEKDIADLRFALKMGADVIALSFVRSPADVELVHAVMDEEGRRVPVIAKLEKPEAVDALEPIILAFDAVMVARGDLGVEVPLEEVPLVQKRAIQIARENAKPVIVATQMLDSMIENSRPTRAEASDVANAVLDGADAVMLSGETSVGKYPVQTVQTMARIVTAAEVDGEVPPLSHVPRTKRGVISFAAKDVGERLNARALVAFTASGDTARRVARLRSRLPLLVFTPHEEVRNQLALTWGVETFLTREVHSTDQIMEEVDRVLLAKDDYNPDDLVVIAAGSPPGIEGNTNMIHAHLLGQVFDGETK; encoded by the coding sequence GTGAGTAGACGAACCAAGATCGTATGTACCCTGGGCCCCGCCGTCGCCTCGGCGGAGAGTATCCGCCAGCTGGTCGACGCGGGCATGAATGTCGCCCGCCTCAACTTCTCCCACGGGGAGCATGCCGACCACCAGCAGAATTACGAGTGGGTCCGGCAGGCTGCGGCGGAGACCGGCGCCGCCGTCGGCGTCCTCGCCGACCTGCAGGGTCCGAAGATCCGGCTCGGGAAGTTCGCCGAGGGCAAGACCTACTGGGCCGACGGTGAGGAGATCCGTATCACCGTCGAGGACGTCGAGGGGACCCATGACCGGGTGTCGACGACCTACAGGCAGCTCGCTCGGGACGCCCGCCCCGGTGACCGTCTCCTGGTCGACGACGGCAAGGTCGGCCTGGTCTGCAAGGCCGTCGACGGCGACGATGTCGTCTGCGAGGTCGTCGAGGGCGGTCCGGTCTCCGACCACAAGGGCGTGTCCCTGCCGGGCATGGACATCTCCGTGCCGGCACTGTCGGAGAAGGACATCGCCGACCTGCGCTTCGCGCTGAAGATGGGGGCGGACGTCATCGCCCTGTCCTTCGTCCGCTCCCCGGCGGATGTCGAACTGGTCCACGCGGTCATGGACGAGGAAGGCCGGCGGGTGCCGGTCATCGCCAAGCTGGAGAAGCCGGAGGCGGTCGACGCGCTCGAGCCGATCATCCTCGCCTTCGACGCGGTCATGGTCGCCCGCGGCGACCTGGGCGTGGAGGTGCCGCTGGAGGAGGTGCCGCTGGTGCAGAAGCGGGCGATCCAGATCGCCCGGGAGAACGCCAAGCCGGTCATCGTCGCCACCCAGATGCTCGACTCGATGATCGAGAACTCCCGCCCGACCCGCGCGGAGGCCTCCGACGTCGCCAATGCCGTCCTTGACGGGGCGGACGCCGTCATGCTCTCCGGGGAGACCTCGGTCGGCAAGTACCCGGTGCAGACCGTGCAGACCATGGCCCGCATCGTCACCGCCGCCGAGGTCGACGGGGAGGTGCCGCCGCTGTCGCACGTGCCGCGCACCAAGCGCGGTGTGATCAGCTTCGCCGCCAAGGATGTCGGGGAGCGGCTCAACGCCCGCGCCCTGGTGGCCTTCACCGCCTCGGGTGACACGGCCCGGCGGGTGGCGCGGCTGCGCTCCCGCCTGCCGCTGCTCGTGTTCACCCCGCATGAGGAGGTCCGCAACCAGCTCGCCCTGACCTGGGGTGTGGAGACCTTCCTGACCCGCGAGGTGCACAGCACCGACCAGATCATGGAGGAGGTCGACCGCGTGCTGCTGGCCAAGGACGACTACAACCCGGACGATCTCGTGGTCATCGCCGCCGGATCGCCCCCCGGAATCGAGGGCAACACCAACATGATCCACGCCCACCTGCTCGGCCAGGTCTTCGACGGGGAGACGAAGTGA
- the lgt gene encoding prolipoprotein diacylglyceryl transferase, producing MTTEYLATIPSPPQGVWHLGPVPLRAYALCILIGIVIAVWWTVRRYAARGGVGDTVIDCAIAAVPAGIIGGRVYHVITDHERYFGEGKHWTDAFNITAGGLGIWGAVVLGGLAVWGVLKYKKLPLAPFADAVAPPILLAQAIGRLGNWFNQELYGGDSDAPWALEIYRRVTESGRVDNMDGVSDGTVIATVQPTFLYELVWNLLVVALLVWADRRFRLGGGRVFMLYVAGYTFGRFFIELIRTDPATTVFGDVRVNSVTSAVVFVVAVALFFWTRKRTRETPEQVRGEVAGGVAGRAADGDVDEVRTGDGDGVR from the coding sequence ATGACCACCGAGTACCTGGCCACCATCCCGTCGCCGCCGCAGGGGGTGTGGCACCTCGGCCCCGTGCCGCTGCGGGCCTATGCCCTGTGCATCCTCATCGGCATCGTCATCGCCGTGTGGTGGACGGTGCGCCGCTACGCGGCCCGCGGCGGGGTGGGGGACACGGTCATCGACTGCGCCATCGCCGCGGTGCCCGCCGGCATCATCGGCGGGCGGGTCTACCACGTCATCACCGACCACGAGCGCTACTTCGGTGAGGGGAAGCACTGGACGGACGCCTTCAACATCACCGCCGGCGGCCTCGGCATCTGGGGTGCGGTGGTGCTCGGCGGACTGGCCGTGTGGGGCGTCCTGAAGTACAAGAAACTGCCGCTCGCCCCGTTCGCGGACGCCGTCGCCCCGCCGATCCTGCTCGCCCAGGCGATCGGACGGCTCGGTAACTGGTTCAACCAGGAGCTCTACGGCGGCGATTCGGACGCCCCCTGGGCCCTGGAGATCTACCGGCGGGTCACCGAATCCGGCCGGGTGGACAACATGGACGGGGTCTCCGACGGGACGGTCATCGCCACGGTCCAGCCGACGTTCCTCTACGAGCTGGTGTGGAACCTGCTCGTCGTCGCGCTGCTGGTGTGGGCGGACCGCCGGTTCCGGCTCGGCGGGGGACGGGTGTTCATGCTCTACGTCGCCGGCTACACCTTCGGCCGGTTCTTCATCGAGCTGATCCGCACCGATCCGGCCACCACCGTCTTCGGGGACGTCCGGGTCAACTCGGTGACCTCCGCGGTGGTCTTCGTGGTCGCCGTCGCCCTGTTCTTCTGGACGAGGAAGCGGACCCGGGAGACCCCGGAGCAGGTCCGTGGCGAAGTCGCCGGCGGGGTTGCCGGCAGGGCCGCCGACGGGGACGTCGACGAGGTCCGGACCGGGGACGGCGACGGGGTTCGCTGA
- the trpA gene encoding tryptophan synthase subunit alpha: MSALSDIFTSAKAEGRAAFVGYLPAGYPTVAGSVDNVTTLARYADLVEVGIPFSDPMMDGPTIQDAADVALAAGFRVRDTFGVVKAVVDAGSNAVVMTYWNLVLQYGPETFAAHLAAVGGLGAIIPDLLPEESERWLAACEANGLDNVYLVAPSTTPERLDMTVHAGGGFIYAQSHMGVTGAQDSVAGSAKEVVDRVKAATDLPVAVGLGVKSGDQAAAIAAYADGVIVGSALITAAAQGTDALAALAADLHDGVRR; this comes from the coding sequence ATGAGCGCCCTGTCCGACATCTTCACCTCGGCGAAGGCCGAGGGGCGTGCCGCCTTCGTCGGCTACCTGCCGGCCGGCTACCCGACCGTCGCCGGCTCGGTGGACAACGTCACCACCCTGGCCCGCTACGCCGACCTCGTCGAGGTCGGTATCCCGTTCAGTGACCCGATGATGGACGGTCCGACCATCCAGGATGCCGCCGACGTGGCCCTGGCCGCCGGATTCCGGGTGCGGGACACCTTCGGCGTGGTCAAGGCCGTCGTCGACGCGGGCAGCAACGCCGTGGTCATGACCTACTGGAACCTCGTGCTGCAGTACGGGCCGGAGACGTTCGCCGCCCATCTCGCCGCCGTCGGCGGGCTGGGTGCGATCATCCCCGACCTGCTGCCGGAGGAGTCCGAGCGGTGGCTCGCCGCCTGCGAGGCCAACGGGCTCGACAACGTCTACCTCGTCGCCCCCTCGACCACCCCGGAGCGGCTGGACATGACGGTCCACGCCGGCGGCGGGTTCATCTACGCCCAGTCGCACATGGGCGTCACCGGGGCACAGGATTCGGTCGCCGGCTCGGCGAAGGAGGTCGTCGACCGGGTGAAGGCCGCCACCGACCTGCCGGTCGCCGTGGGCCTCGGCGTGAAGTCCGGGGACCAGGCCGCCGCCATCGCCGCCTACGCCGACGGCGTGATCGTCGGCTCCGCCCTCATCACCGCCGCGGCCCAGGGGACCGACGCGCTCGCCGCGCTGGCCGCCGACCTCCACGACGGCGTCCGGAGGTGA
- the trpB gene encoding tryptophan synthase subunit beta, with protein MTTPNFKNQQGLPTAGQVVAAPTAHDADERGHWGDYGGRFIPEALMAVVEEIQDAWGKARADQAFLDELDELHRTYTGRPSPLYFGPRFSEAVGAKVWFKREDLNHTGSHKINNVLGQVLLAKRMGKTTVIAETGAGQHGVATATACALLGLDCRIYMGEVDAQRQALNIARMRLLGAEVVEVTVGSRTLKDAINEAFRYWVSHAEGTYYAFGTAAGPHPFPEMVRDLQRIIGVEAREQILAETGRLPDAVLACVGGGSNAIGLFHRFIDDEGVALLGAEAGGDGVETGHHAAPITVGREGVFQGSYAALMEDEDGQIIESHSISAGLDYPGVGPEHSYLAHTGRAEYLPVTDTEAMDAFRLLCRTEGIIPAIESSHAVALAVKIAAEYADGTRTTASGEEPVFIVNISGRGDKDVDTAAKWFHMHPDNADTTDNTEENN; from the coding sequence GTGACTACTCCGAACTTCAAGAACCAGCAGGGGCTGCCGACGGCCGGTCAGGTCGTCGCGGCGCCGACCGCCCACGATGCCGACGAGCGTGGCCACTGGGGGGACTACGGTGGCCGGTTCATCCCCGAGGCGCTCATGGCCGTCGTCGAGGAGATCCAGGACGCCTGGGGCAAGGCCCGCGCCGACCAGGCCTTCCTCGACGAGCTCGATGAACTGCACCGCACCTACACCGGGCGGCCCTCGCCGCTGTACTTCGGACCGCGGTTCTCGGAGGCGGTCGGTGCGAAGGTCTGGTTCAAGCGGGAGGACCTCAACCACACCGGTTCCCACAAGATCAACAACGTCCTCGGCCAGGTGCTGCTCGCCAAGCGGATGGGCAAGACCACCGTCATCGCCGAGACCGGTGCGGGTCAGCACGGCGTGGCCACCGCCACCGCCTGCGCCCTGCTCGGACTGGACTGCCGGATCTACATGGGTGAGGTCGACGCGCAGCGCCAGGCCCTCAACATCGCCCGGATGCGACTGCTCGGCGCCGAGGTCGTCGAGGTCACCGTCGGCTCCCGGACGCTGAAGGACGCGATCAACGAGGCCTTCCGCTACTGGGTCTCCCACGCCGAGGGCACCTACTACGCCTTCGGCACGGCCGCCGGACCGCACCCGTTCCCGGAGATGGTCCGCGACCTGCAGCGCATCATCGGCGTCGAGGCCCGCGAGCAGATCCTCGCGGAGACCGGGCGCCTGCCGGACGCCGTGCTGGCGTGCGTCGGCGGCGGCTCGAACGCCATCGGCCTGTTCCACCGCTTCATCGACGATGAGGGTGTCGCCCTGCTCGGTGCGGAGGCCGGCGGCGACGGGGTGGAGACCGGCCACCACGCCGCCCCCATCACCGTCGGCCGCGAGGGGGTCTTCCAGGGCTCCTACGCCGCCCTGATGGAGGACGAGGACGGCCAGATCATCGAGTCCCACTCCATCTCCGCCGGGCTGGACTACCCGGGTGTGGGCCCGGAGCACTCCTACCTGGCCCACACCGGCCGCGCCGAGTACCTGCCGGTCACCGACACCGAGGCGATGGACGCCTTCCGGCTGCTGTGCCGGACCGAGGGGATCATCCCGGCGATCGAGTCCTCCCACGCTGTCGCCCTGGCGGTGAAGATCGCCGCGGAGTACGCCGACGGCACCCGCACGACCGCGTCGGGGGAGGAGCCGGTGTTCATCGTCAACATCTCCGGCCGCGGCGACAAGGACGTGGACACCGCCGCGAAGTGGTTCCACATGCACCCCGACAACGCCGACACCACCGACAACACCGAGGAGAACAACTGA
- the trpC gene encoding indole-3-glycerol phosphate synthase TrpC, translating to MPSVLDEIIAGVLEDTARREAEVPLAEIKARALDAPPARDVLGVLGSPAVSVIAEVKRASPSKGDLAEIPEPEVLASAYETNGASVISCLTEERRFHGSLADFDRVRAAVDIPMLRKDFTTTPYQIHEARAHGADLVLLIVAALDQDRLAALLDRTESLGMTALVEVHTEEEAERAVQVGAKLIGVNARNLKTLQVDTSVFARIAPLIPEGILRVAESGVKTKTDLQNYAGAGADAILVGEGLVTAPNPGQACRSLVAAGQHPAFHRS from the coding sequence GTGCCGTCGGTACTCGATGAGATCATCGCCGGAGTCCTCGAGGACACCGCCCGCCGCGAGGCGGAGGTCCCGCTCGCCGAGATCAAGGCCCGGGCGCTGGACGCGCCCCCGGCCCGCGACGTGCTCGGCGTCCTCGGCAGCCCGGCGGTCAGCGTCATCGCCGAAGTGAAGCGGGCCAGCCCGTCGAAGGGCGACCTGGCGGAGATCCCGGAGCCCGAGGTCCTGGCGAGCGCCTACGAGACCAACGGCGCCTCGGTCATCAGCTGCCTCACCGAGGAACGCCGCTTCCACGGCTCCCTGGCGGACTTCGACCGGGTGCGCGCCGCGGTGGACATCCCGATGCTCCGCAAGGACTTCACCACCACCCCGTACCAGATCCACGAGGCCCGCGCCCACGGCGCGGACCTGGTGCTGCTCATCGTCGCGGCCCTCGACCAGGACCGGCTCGCCGCCCTGCTCGACCGCACCGAGTCGCTCGGCATGACCGCCCTGGTCGAGGTCCACACCGAGGAGGAGGCGGAGCGGGCCGTGCAGGTCGGTGCGAAGCTCATCGGCGTCAACGCCCGCAACCTCAAGACCCTGCAGGTCGACACGTCCGTGTTCGCCCGGATCGCACCGCTGATCCCGGAGGGGATCCTGCGGGTCGCCGAGTCCGGGGTGAAGACGAAGACGGACCTGCAGAACTACGCCGGCGCCGGGGCGGACGCCATCCTCGTCGGCGAGGGTCTCGTCACCGCCCCCAACCCGGGGCAGGCCTGCCGGTCGCTCGTCGCGGCCGGTCAGCACCCCGCCTTCCACCGGTCCTGA
- a CDS encoding TIGR02234 family membrane protein: MKVTKRLNGRTLALFLTVLSAAGLWGTGQMVWLTAEIEDDKSGHATKEIIGRVWDAAGTPLALAMLAAMILSFALRPVLRRVLGVVSAALAAVAGFAAVTLLSGDPDLDRAQRLLSSGAATQKQSDPVQISDWAGVVSAQVHTFPVVLGLLAAACGVVGGVLLAMKPGEAGKGHSRYERPEVRRAGVAEDLAENPDSGRVLWDALDAGIDPTEPDEPGKPDEPSKPGAIGESDGTGETGETGVTGDTADSGKKD; encoded by the coding sequence GTGAAGGTGACCAAGCGCCTCAACGGCCGGACGCTCGCACTGTTCCTCACGGTGCTCAGCGCCGCGGGACTGTGGGGTACCGGCCAGATGGTGTGGCTCACCGCGGAGATCGAGGACGACAAGTCCGGTCACGCCACCAAGGAGATCATCGGCCGGGTGTGGGATGCCGCGGGCACCCCGCTGGCCCTGGCGATGCTCGCCGCGATGATCCTGTCCTTCGCCCTGCGCCCGGTGCTGCGCCGGGTGCTCGGGGTGGTCAGTGCCGCCCTCGCGGCGGTCGCCGGCTTCGCGGCGGTGACGCTGCTCAGCGGCGACCCGGACCTGGACCGGGCCCAGCGGCTGCTGTCGAGCGGGGCGGCGACGCAGAAGCAGTCGGACCCGGTGCAGATCTCCGACTGGGCCGGGGTGGTCTCGGCACAGGTGCACACCTTCCCGGTGGTCCTCGGACTGCTGGCCGCCGCGTGTGGGGTCGTCGGTGGCGTCCTGCTGGCGATGAAGCCGGGGGAGGCCGGGAAGGGCCACAGCCGCTACGAGCGTCCGGAGGTCCGTCGGGCCGGGGTGGCCGAGGATCTCGCGGAGAACCCGGATTCCGGTCGGGTGCTGTGGGACGCCCTCGATGCGGGCATCGACCCGACCGAGCCCGACGAGCCCGGCAAGCCCGACGAGCCCAGCAAGCCCGGCGCGATCGGCGAGTCCGATGGCACAGGAGAGACGGGGGAGACGGGTGTGACCGGGGACACTGCGGATTCCGGGAAAAAGGACTGA
- a CDS encoding anthranilate synthase component I, whose translation MTDPYRITDLATFRRLAARHRVVPVVRKVLADGESALSAYTKLAGGRPGTFLLESAAPGQSWSRHSFIGAGARCALTAKNGQVRWTGTPPAEVMDTTGMGPLEAVRETLALLHTEEIPGLPTLSSGLVGYMGHDMVRYVEDLPDTCVDDLQVPDMVQLLVDTLAVVDHHEGTIWLIANAVNWDGSDDRVDEAYADAVARIAEMERRLAGGDHLPAVTFDTPAPQPRRQRSREEHIRRIGLCKEHIRAGDAFQIVLSQRFEMDTAVAGVDIYRMLRVANPSPYMFLVNIPSEDFSETAFQIVGSSPESLVQVQDGRVTTFPIAGSRPRGASYEEDQLLEKELLNDEKENSEHLMLVDLGRNDLGRVCAPGTVEVNDFRHVERYSAIMHLVSGVTGRLAEGKTALDAFVGTFPAGTLSGAPKPSALGIIDELEDTRRGVYGGTVGYFDFSGNTDQAIAIRTGLYKDGTVYVQAGGGIVADSDPEAEDDETRNKALAVLRAVAAAETITPVGNTEEDQ comes from the coding sequence ATGACTGACCCGTACCGGATCACCGACCTGGCGACCTTCCGCCGCCTCGCCGCCCGCCACCGGGTGGTGCCCGTGGTGCGCAAGGTCCTCGCCGACGGCGAGAGCGCGCTGAGCGCCTACACGAAGCTGGCCGGCGGCCGGCCCGGCACCTTCCTGCTGGAATCCGCCGCCCCGGGCCAGTCCTGGTCGCGCCACTCCTTCATCGGGGCGGGCGCCCGCTGTGCCCTGACCGCCAAGAACGGGCAGGTGCGCTGGACCGGCACCCCGCCGGCCGAGGTGATGGACACCACCGGCATGGGCCCGCTGGAGGCGGTGCGCGAGACCCTCGCCCTGCTGCATACCGAGGAGATCCCGGGCCTGCCGACCCTGAGCTCGGGCCTGGTGGGCTACATGGGCCACGACATGGTCCGCTATGTCGAGGACCTGCCGGACACCTGCGTCGACGACCTGCAGGTCCCGGACATGGTGCAGCTGCTCGTCGACACGCTCGCCGTCGTCGACCACCACGAGGGCACCATCTGGCTCATCGCCAACGCGGTGAACTGGGACGGTTCCGATGACCGGGTGGACGAGGCGTATGCGGACGCGGTCGCCCGCATCGCGGAGATGGAGCGCCGCCTCGCCGGCGGTGACCACCTCCCGGCCGTCACCTTCGACACCCCGGCCCCGCAGCCGCGCCGGCAGCGCAGCCGGGAGGAGCACATCCGCCGGATCGGCCTGTGCAAGGAGCACATCCGGGCCGGGGACGCCTTCCAGATCGTCCTGTCGCAGCGCTTCGAGATGGACACGGCCGTCGCCGGGGTGGACATCTACCGGATGCTGCGGGTCGCCAACCCCAGCCCGTACATGTTCCTGGTCAACATCCCCTCCGAGGACTTCTCGGAGACCGCCTTCCAGATCGTCGGCTCCTCGCCGGAGTCCCTGGTCCAGGTGCAGGACGGCCGGGTGACGACCTTCCCGATCGCCGGCTCCCGGCCCCGCGGCGCCAGCTACGAGGAGGACCAGCTGCTGGAGAAGGAACTCCTCAACGACGAGAAGGAGAACTCCGAGCACCTCATGCTCGTCGACCTGGGCCGCAACGACCTGGGCCGGGTCTGCGCACCCGGTACCGTGGAGGTCAACGACTTCCGGCACGTGGAGCGCTACAGTGCGATCATGCACCTGGTCTCCGGGGTCACCGGCCGGCTGGCTGAGGGGAAGACCGCGCTGGACGCCTTCGTCGGCACGTTCCCCGCCGGCACCCTGTCGGGGGCGCCGAAACCCTCGGCGCTCGGCATCATCGACGAGCTGGAGGACACCCGCCGCGGCGTGTACGGCGGCACCGTCGGCTACTTCGACTTCTCGGGCAACACCGACCAGGCCATCGCCATCCGGACCGGCCTGTACAAGGACGGCACCGTGTACGTCCAGGCCGGTGGTGGTATCGTCGCGGACTCCGACCCGGAGGCCGAGGACGACGAGACCCGGAACAAGGCTCTGGCGGTGCTGCGCGCCGTCGCCGCCGCGGAGACGATCACCCCGGTCGGGAACACAGAGGAGGACCAGTGA
- the hisI gene encoding phosphoribosyl-AMP cyclohydrolase, which yields MSGSVTDPASYELDPAVAARLTRNDAGLVPAVVQEHGTGDVLMLAWMDDHALAHTLATRQGTYWSRSRGEYWVKGATSGHTQYVHSVRLDCDGDTVLLTVDQTGGACHTGDHTCFDADLLLADTTDDTAETEATDD from the coding sequence ATGAGCGGCTCCGTCACCGACCCGGCGTCCTACGAACTCGACCCGGCCGTCGCCGCCCGGCTGACCCGCAACGACGCGGGTCTGGTCCCGGCGGTCGTGCAGGAGCACGGCACCGGCGACGTCCTCATGCTCGCCTGGATGGACGACCACGCGCTCGCCCACACCCTCGCCACCCGGCAGGGCACCTACTGGTCCCGCTCGCGCGGCGAATACTGGGTCAAGGGTGCGACCAGCGGCCACACCCAGTACGTGCACAGTGTGCGGCTGGACTGCGACGGGGACACGGTGCTGCTCACCGTGGACCAGACCGGCGGGGCGTGCCACACCGGCGACCACACCTGCTTCGACGCCGACCTGCTGCTCGCCGACACGACCGACGACACAGCGGAGACGGAGGCCACCGATGACTGA
- the hisF gene encoding imidazole glycerol phosphate synthase subunit HisF: MTVAVRVIPCLDVDNGRVVKGVNFENLRDAGDPVELAARYDAEGADELTFLDVSASKDGRGTMLDVVRRTADQVFIPLTVGGGVRSEDDVDQLLRAGADKVSVNTSAIARPELLSELSARFGAQCIVLSVDARRVPADGTPQPSGFEVTTHGGTRSAGLDAVEWARRGQELGVGEILLNSMDGDGTRDGFDLELIRAVREVVTIPVIASGGAGKAADFPPAVTAGADAVLAASIFHFGDVAISEVKDAMAAEGIEVRR, from the coding sequence GTGACTGTCGCAGTACGCGTCATCCCCTGCCTGGACGTCGACAACGGTCGCGTCGTCAAGGGGGTCAACTTCGAGAACCTGCGGGACGCCGGCGACCCGGTCGAACTCGCCGCCCGCTACGACGCGGAAGGTGCCGACGAACTGACCTTCCTCGACGTCTCGGCGTCGAAGGACGGCCGCGGCACCATGCTCGACGTCGTCCGGCGGACCGCCGACCAGGTGTTCATCCCGCTCACCGTCGGCGGCGGCGTCCGCAGTGAGGACGATGTCGACCAGCTGCTGCGCGCCGGCGCGGACAAGGTCTCGGTCAACACCTCGGCCATCGCCCGCCCGGAGCTGCTCAGTGAGCTCTCCGCCCGCTTCGGCGCCCAGTGCATCGTGCTGTCCGTCGACGCCCGCCGGGTGCCGGCCGACGGCACCCCGCAGCCCAGCGGGTTCGAGGTCACCACCCACGGCGGGACCCGCTCCGCCGGGCTCGACGCGGTCGAGTGGGCCCGCCGCGGCCAGGAGCTGGGCGTCGGCGAGATCCTGCTGAACTCCATGGACGGCGACGGCACCCGCGACGGCTTCGACCTGGAACTCATCCGCGCGGTCCGCGAGGTCGTCACCATCCCCGTCATCGCCTCGGGCGGGGCGGGGAAGGCCGCCGACTTCCCGCCGGCGGTCACCGCGGGGGCGGACGCCGTCCTGGCGGCCTCCATCTTCCACTTCGGCGATGTCGCCATCAGCGAGGTCAAGGACGCGATGGCGGCCGAGGGGATCGAGGTGCGCCGATGA